ACAATTTTTTGAACAATCCCAGTAAGTACCTAACTTGCTGATGTATATTACATCAATTGCCAGAAAATTTTCAGCAATCGCTATAATTCAACAGCTGCAACAACATAATttaacaattgaaaaataataaacactaattatgatatgaaacaGATTCTAATATTCAATACAAGaactaatatttaaatattttggacTAATTCAACCGACACCAACATCAGTAACACCAACACCTGCAACATCtatcagaatatcatcaataatttttgaagcaTTGAATTCATATCTTCTAATGGTCGTCACTCCGATCAAATTTTTTGCTAATTGTTCAATTTTTGGATCTTGTTCTCTATTTTCAAAAGTATAAATTCAGTCAAAAAGTTCATCTGCTTCTCACTATCAGTAGGAGGTATCCATGAGTACACAATCTACATGTAGAATCAATTATTTTAACATATGTAGTAATgtataaaaataactaaataaaattatatcaatAAATTACAATTAACAACTGACTTCTGAAGACATATTATAGCTGCAGTTGTGTGCAACAATTTCTACATATTCTTCAGCAATTGCTATAAATTATGCAGCAACTACTGAAATAAATGCAACAACTACTCCAAGAAACTGCAGCTATATtatgtttcaaaaataaatttgcaGAGGATCAAATAATTCATGAATCTCAATTTTACTGTTATTGCTCATTGTAGCCATCTAAGGATCCTTGGAGATGACACTTCTTCATCAAACTCTTTAAATTGTTTTCGAAGATAAGGAATGACTTCAAATGTCCAAgcctaaataaaataatgtcataaataatcagaaaaataataaataaaatataaatattgtattaattaaaaaaatagtaaataatatTTACCACAAAAAGCCACAAAGATTGTTGGATTTAGCAGTTGAACTCGTAGACTTAACTAGATACTCTAATGTGAGAGTATAGCTTTCTAGACCCCATGGATATGCACAAAATGCTTCTCGGTCAGCTAAGAGTTTAAACCAAGAAGCATGAGCATTTGTATTCGGATCTTTACCATAGAGTATACAgtgtacaaaaaaaaaattaaacacagTGATTTTTTCACagttctttaattttcttaGGCTTAAAAAACTGAAACAACTCCTTCCGTTTGCAATGTTTCTttttcatctcatcaataatttttttatatcttcTGTCTACCTTGATTGAGTTGGCGACATAATGATGGGGTAGATGAAAGTTCAAATCAGTTACATTGGCGAACTCATGCCAAAGTAAATAGGCATGCCACAACAATTTATTCAAAACTCATCTGTTCTCTTAGTTTTAATCTAGCGTCGAAGAAATTGAAATAACAACTTCATTTAAAATCGAGCATTCACATTTTCATCTAGGTCTAGATATTTTTCAAGCACCGTAGACCTAAAGAATTTTTCCAAGATTTGATTCTACAATATTTCTCTAAAATCATTAAATGGTTCTCCCGATTCTGAACTTACCACAAAATCACCTATCATGTTTGGATGTGTATCCATAGGTGTCTCCAAGCCATAAGATAAATAACTGATACGCTTGACAAGTTCGATTGAAAGATCGGAAACAAAAGGACAAGCAACTGAAGGACCGACAACTGAATGACCGGTAGCTGAAGGACTAGCAATTGAAGAACTGGCAACAGAAGGATTGGCGATTGAATGACTGTCAACTAAAGGATTAGAAGTTGAAGGACCAGAGACAGAATGACTGGCTGGTGGAGACTCCGGTACAAGTTTATCATGATGCCTTTTTGATCTAACTTCATTCTCACTATCCTTATCCtcatcctcatcctcatcttTTGAAGACTCTGTACCCTCacctttatctttatttttttttgaattatcagTAGCATTAGAATCATATACATCTTTGGAAGAATCATTTTTTtcagattcttcttcttcttttctaagTTGCTCTAAATTTTAATCTAGTTGTCTAGGGTTTGACGCTATCTTACCATCAGTAATGACATGCTCATCAAGATTAGTCAATTTTGTTTCATTAGtgactttattttatagttGTTCAACCTCTTTTTGTATACTACTTTGCTTTTTTTTGAGCTTTTAGTAGGAACATCATCTCTACATTTTGTTTCTTTTAGTTCGAACCATTTAATCTACACACCTgagataaaatagaaataatttattaatttaatcaatcattttaaataaaaaggaaaatgaattAACTGCTGAAGTTGATTAAGCAACTGTTGTAGCAAATTCTGAAATTGTTGTAAAATACTTTAACAGTTGTGTCATAGAGTTAaacagttgttatatatatttcagCAACTTTTACAACAAATTTAGCAATTAGGTGGTCCTGctataacaacttcaacaaCTGCTTCATCTATTCACAACAAGTTCTTAGGTTGTTACAACATATGCACATTTTTCAAGCTCAATACTAGAATGTCAAccaaacatcaacatcaactacaatagaatattttttttattacgaagagtacaacaacaaccagaacaACATATTAAGAACACATCACTAATTGACCAACTCAagaaattcatatttttcttcatctttaatTTATCACAGTTAAGTAAAACAATTGCTAAAGCTTCTACAGAAGTGCTGCTATAGAAACTTCAGCAACGACTCACTAAACTCTAAGAGAAAATTAAGCAGTTGTTGTAAGTAATTCAGGAGTTGTTGTAAGTACTTTAGCAACTTTTTCATTTATTCATAGCAAGATTTGAGCAATCAACCACCCACATCAATCCACCATCAATTACAAGAACATATTTTTTCTCTCATAGAGTAAAACAACttcaagaaaaacatattttctCACAAAGAGTACAACgacaaaaattaaagaacaatatatttaaaaatacagCACAATAAAAACAACctaaaaacatatttattagGTCATGCAACAACCAAATCTGTGAAATCTAATATACTTTTTCGTCTTCTTTAATCTAAATCAtcattttcacaaaaaaaattaaaaccctaactatgagagaaagaaaaagaacttTACCTTTGAAGAATTTTGAAACCCTAACAATGAGAGAAGCAAGATGACGAGAACGAAGAAGAAGACAACgacaaagaaggaaaaaaatggagaagaaaaagagacGAAGAAGAAGTTGAgaatttttttcagttttctttCAAAGAAAAAGAGAGGCAGAATGAGAATttctaaaaggaaaaaaaagaataaatttgaAATGGGGAAAGGGTGGATTCcttttgtattttattaaaatttcaaaaattttaaaaatgtattttacGCCTACTTAACTTAATCTCTAATTAGTAAAgatttgactttgatcaatcaAAGTTATCACctttttaattgaaaatttatttgTCATCGTGAACTCAATTTTGTCAAGATACCgcctagagcccgtttggatgggctttaagttggtcaaaaccaactaaaaatccctttttagcttttggacgtgtttgcctaatgctaactttaagccataaagtttttaaagtcagtcaaaaataaaaagttaggatttctaactttttttttctaagtgcttaaagccattttgtttgatcatgaaaattatttttatatctcttatattttaactaaattctcaaactaccctttttattcttttaaccctaaaattcaaacacttatttttaatataaacacttttatccaaacactcaactgcttatttataaaaataactttcaacactttaaaattttaaaaaacaattcatacataaaaattattttttttttagctcATTCAAATGGATTACTGCTAATTTTGGTTTATAGGAAACAAGTCGTGGATAGGCGGCCGCGTGTGCCCGAAAAGATATACCCTATGCTTGCGGCGATTCACATGTGTATATTCCAATACTCTCCGGGTTAGCTCCAATTTCAAGGTCTTGTTCCTTCCCCAATCCAGAGAGACTTGAAATTGGTGAATTTGATATGGCTGCGAAGATTATGCATGCTGTTCAATACGACTCTTATGGCGGCGGAGCCGCTGGCTTGAAGGTATTTTCACATCTGTAACTATGTTTTGAGTATTAACATATTTGGTTGATTCTTCCAATTGTCTCATTTCTCATTAGAAGAAAATTGCAGAATTTGTTTGAAGACGAGCCTCTATAACCTAGCAATACGAAACTTTTCATTTTGGGGAGGGGTATGTGAAGGTCAAAATTAGGAGGTAATAGATTAGAGAAAATGATATTAGTCATTTGTTAAGAATtattaaacttaaaatcatcATTTTACCTATTTTCGAGTCTGAAATTAAGCTTTTGCTTAAATGTAtcgataatatatatttttttatcatacaACTTTGGTGCTAGATCAAATCTCTTGTAACATAGTGGACATAGTGGCTTATGTGATGCCATTATGGTCGTTTAACAGGCTGACCAAGTCAGAAAATTTCAATAGCTGATTGCCCACTTTAAGAGAGTGGAATAATCCAGTTTATTTTCTGCTTCTCTTGTGTGTGTAGTTGAACTTCATAATGCGAAGGGGCAAGAGTTAAGGGAAAAGGCACAAGTCTTAAAAGCTCTTGAATTTCCAGCTTACCATAATGCTTAAGCAGATAAAAAAGCAATGAGATTAGAAATAGGCTTACGGTAATTGGTAGTTTGGTTAAGCTGGAAGAAATCTCTATTACAAATGTTACAAGTATCTCTTAGATGATAGTGATCCATTCCGAGCAATTTGAGATCTAACTATTCATTTGAATGTGTTTGTTTTCATGTCTCTCTCCTGATAAAACAGTACAATCAACTACTTCCATGCCTCAATCCTAAACTAGTTGAAGCCTTCTATGTGAGTCACCTGTTGCTATTCTACTCCCACAGTTTAATCAGTCCTCCGTAAATATCAGCTCTCTTTAATCAGGTTGAGGTGTAACAGGCTACTCATATGCTGAACTTCTGCTGTTGCAAGGCAGTCATTGGGAAATAGTAAAGTTTGGTGAGTTTTTGGCTTAAAACATCCTTTAAGTATGACAACAAATTAAACTACATCCTTAAAATACTTTTGTGAACAAAAACCATCCTTGTTGTTTGCTAAATCAAGCAATTTACATCCCGCTGTTACTCAACGATACTAAACTAACAGAACCAAATATTCCCGTGAGACCCACGCGACTTTGTAAGCCTCCCCAAAACTGgtcttcttcttttgttgttTGATTGTTGCCATTGGAACTGAACAGACCCAGCCCAGACTCCATCCCATATTAAGAAACCTTCACTTTTTTATTTGGATGTAGAAGCTTTCCTAAGAACCCTTCAAGAACAACATTGAGAAAGAATACATATCTTATCTAAAACCAAATAAGTATGAGCTTCATTGTACTGCTTAATAACATAAACCAGAAGAGGTCTCTAAAAATATCTCATAAATATAAATTGATTTTGGAGATGATGTCACGCACCGCATTGGGGCAGCATGGTTGAAATGGAGGCTAGCCTTTGGagtcctgtgtgataagaaggtaccgcctaaacttaaaggtaaatTCTACAGAATGGTTGTTAGACCAGCGTTGTTATATGAAGTTATGTCTGTAAAAGAGAAGAAGGCTATACTATGTGATCAGATTGACCTTATTGCCTCTATTTAGCATACTGAATTTTATGTTTGAGTAATGATTGCAGTTATTTGTCATATTATCTTGTCTTATTCCTTTTTGCTGTAATTTATTTTGAACACTTCCTCTAATGAGGCTGCTCTATGCTCAATAGTAGCAACAGTTCTAATATTAAAACCTTTTTGATTGTGTGCACGTCTTTGCTTCTTGCAGCATGTGGAAGCTCCTGTGCCTACTCCGAAGAAGGATGAGGTCTTGCTAAAACTGGAGGCGACAAGCATAAATCCTGTTGACTGGAAAATTCAGAAGGGCATGCTTCGTCCACTTCTTCCTCCCAAGTTTCCTTTTATTCCTAGTAAGTTCAATCATCAATTACATCTAGACATTTTGTTAGAATTTCCTTGCACTGTGTTTTTAGTGCTTTTTGTTTTGGTTGCAGTCGCCTTGTGTTTCATCTTCTCAAATGTTTTCCGCATCAGCCTTAGTATGAGGATCTCTTTCTAAGTATTCTCAAACACTGTATGCTACCTATCAAAAATCATCTCCTTTGACAATTTAATGtagttttttcttcttgtttcctTTTCTAGACCCTGGGTTGATATAAATAGAGAATTTCTTTTGGGTGGGACATGGGTGTTCGTATATTGAGAAACTCTTTCATTGACTGTTTTGTCTGggcaaaaaaaaacaaaaaatagccTAGGTACTTGGCTGTTAGGTTATGCAAGGCTGACATACACATCTAGAATCCGTATTAACTCAGGGAACTGATGGAGTTGGTAGAAAAGAATATATAGAAGCTATTCTGCTATACTAATATAAATTTGTAAACTTTAATAGGAGATGGCATCAGTGTAAAGTATCTGAGAAATCGAGAATGGTAACATAAAAAAGTGAAGAATTTGATTGGCAAAGGATCTGCGGCCATAAAGTTGTTAGAAATGGAATTTAATTTGCTTATGCAGCATTTAATGAGGGAGTGGATCTGAGCTTTGATtctgaaaaaataaaagaagctAAATTTTGAGGCCACCAGTAAGATCAACTTCGCTTAGTAACATCAACTGTTGGTAATGGGAATGTACTCGAATAGGAAGTTAACTGGCGAAGACATCAAGACAGCCTGGCcataatctttaattttaaagagTAATTGCCTAGATGCATTGTAATATGCATTTTATTCTTGTTGGTTTACGGTTCTCTAAACTTTTTTTTGTTGTAACAGCTACCGACGTGGGAGGAGAGATTGTAGAGGTAGGATCTAATGTAAAAAGTTTCAAGGCCGGTGACAAGGTTGTGGCTATGCTCAATACGCTGGTTGGTCCAATTCTTTTCAAATGTTTTACTTTTGCTACATCTCTCTTACATTTTGGAGCTTGGTTGAAACATCGTAGGTGAGGGACCTGCTCAGGGCTTACATTCGTTTTCCATGGATGTTTTATTTCTTGTTCGCTGCCTGTATGGTTCAGTGCTActtaattttgtttttctttttctttttcttttgggtGCCAAGTCCTCTCATTCAACCCCTCCTCCCCATGGGCCTACAGTAGTTTTCCAACTGACTTGAATCCTTACCATTTGGTTGGAAGTGGAGGCACCATGGCTAGAGCAACCTGCTCGTCTTGACTTTGTAGTATTCCTACTCATTAGCTAAATCATTTCACTTTGAACAGTAATGTGGTAATATGGTGTTCTATCCTTTATGATTGATGGATCTTCATGAGCTTTGATACAGAATGGAGGTGGATTGGCTGAATATGCGGTGGCTAAGGAGAGTTTGATTGTTCCAAGACCCACCAAAGTATCAGCTGCAGAAGGTGCAGGTCTTCTTGTTGCAGGTCTTACAGCTCTTCAGGCCCTTGTCAATCCTGCTGAGGTTAAGCTTGATGGAACTGGACCCCGGAAGAACATTCTAGTTACAGCTGCCTCGGGTGGTGTCGGTCACTATGCTGTTCAATTGGCAAAACTTGGTAACACCCATGTTACTGCCACCTGTGGAGCCCGCAACTTTGATTTTGTGAAGAGCCTAGGAGCAGATGAGGTTCTTGATTACAAGACTTCAGA
This DNA window, taken from Solanum dulcamara chromosome 3, daSolDulc1.2, whole genome shotgun sequence, encodes the following:
- the LOC129882622 gene encoding chloroplast envelope quinone oxidoreductase homolog — translated: MAAKIMHAVQYDSYGGGAAGLKHVEAPVPTPKKDEVLLKLEATSINPVDWKIQKGMLRPLLPPKFPFIPTTDVGGEIVEVGSNVKSFKAGDKVVAMLNTLNGGGLAEYAVAKESLIVPRPTKVSAAEGAGLLVAGLTALQALVNPAEVKLDGTGPRKNILVTAASGGVGHYAVQLAKLGNTHVTATCGARNFDFVKSLGADEVLDYKTSEGAALKSPSGQKYDAVIHCTTGIPWSTFEPNLSSSGKVIDLTPGASAMWTFAVKKLTFSKKQLVPLLLIPKKENLELLVGLVKEGKLKTVIDSKFPLSKAEDAWSRSIDGHATGKIFVEP